From Bacteroidota bacterium, one genomic window encodes:
- a CDS encoding DUF421 domain-containing protein, whose product MYFLLTSTAFNWKELMLGGENWNFLPETVLRTFIMFIIILVGLRLLGKRGVKQLSIFELVAIISLGSAAGDPMFYKDVGILPALIVFIMIVGLYSFITYLIGKNQKFERLMEGKPIFLIRDGIFLIKNFTKETLGEDEFFAELRMQGVSQLGQIEQAIIESSGSISIFYFPNLEVKYGLPIMPDSLEFSSQIIIETAHYACTFCGYTVKLEATTKYTCPECNKSKWVKASNKKRIQ is encoded by the coding sequence ATGTATTTTTTATTGACTTCAACAGCGTTCAATTGGAAAGAGTTAATGTTAGGAGGAGAAAATTGGAATTTTCTCCCCGAGACTGTTTTGCGCACTTTTATAATGTTTATTATAATATTAGTAGGCCTCCGGTTATTGGGTAAACGTGGGGTTAAGCAACTATCAATATTTGAACTCGTAGCTATTATCAGTTTAGGCTCGGCAGCAGGTGATCCAATGTTTTATAAAGATGTAGGAATTTTACCTGCTCTAATTGTTTTTATAATGATAGTTGGCCTCTACAGCTTTATTACTTATCTAATTGGGAAGAATCAAAAATTCGAAAGGCTGATGGAAGGAAAGCCTATCTTTCTAATTAGGGATGGTATATTTTTAATTAAAAATTTTACAAAAGAAACGTTAGGGGAAGATGAGTTTTTTGCTGAGCTTCGGATGCAAGGTGTTTCACAGCTAGGTCAAATTGAGCAAGCGATTATTGAAAGTTCCGGTAGCATCAGCATTTTTTATTTTCCTAACCTGGAAGTAAAATATGGATTGCCAATCATGCCTGATTCTTTGGAATTCTCCAGCCAAATAATTATTGAAACTGCACACTATGCATGTACCTTTTGCGGTTATACGGTAAAATTGGAAGCTACTACAAAATATACTTGTCCAGAATGCAATAAATCCAAGTGGGTCAAGGCTAGTAATAAGAAACGTATACAGTAA